The following are encoded in a window of Geobacter metallireducens GS-15 genomic DNA:
- a CDS encoding amidohydrolase family protein: MAHEMRDGSSRGLRIDFHVHLGVYADHKPWVTEWIKQSQPDPGEYDAYIERYSDPGAFEELLAAEGVDYACVLAELCPITTGICSNEQVEAFCKGRKRLIPFCSINPHLTTDLGGELRRLVETEGFRGLKLYPSYQHYYLNDPRVYPLYQAAQELGIPVLIHTGSSVFKGTRIKYCDPIHLDDVANDFPSLNLVMAHSGRGFWYDRAFFLSKLHSNLYMEVSGLPPSKLMTYFPELARNTDKVIFGSDWPGASQIKRNMDAIGALPLPAEGVEKILGGNAARLLNF, encoded by the coding sequence ATGGCTCATGAAATGCGAGACGGAAGTTCGCGGGGGCTGCGCATCGATTTCCACGTCCACCTCGGCGTGTATGCCGACCACAAGCCCTGGGTGACGGAGTGGATCAAGCAGTCCCAGCCCGACCCCGGGGAATACGATGCGTACATAGAGCGCTACAGCGACCCCGGCGCCTTCGAGGAGCTGCTGGCCGCCGAAGGGGTCGATTACGCCTGCGTCCTGGCGGAGTTGTGCCCGATAACCACCGGCATCTGCTCCAACGAGCAGGTGGAGGCCTTCTGTAAGGGGAGAAAGAGGCTGATTCCCTTCTGCAGCATCAATCCCCATCTCACCACCGACCTGGGGGGCGAGCTCCGCCGCCTGGTGGAAACGGAAGGGTTCCGCGGCCTCAAGCTCTATCCCTCCTACCAGCATTACTACCTCAATGACCCGAGGGTCTACCCCCTCTACCAGGCTGCCCAGGAGCTGGGGATTCCGGTGCTCATCCACACCGGCTCCTCGGTCTTTAAGGGGACCCGGATCAAATACTGCGATCCGATCCATCTGGATGACGTGGCCAATGATTTCCCGTCACTGAACCTGGTCATGGCCCATTCGGGGCGGGGATTCTGGTACGACCGGGCCTTTTTCCTGTCGAAGCTCCATTCCAATCTCTACATGGAGGTTTCAGGGCTTCCACCCTCGAAGCTGATGACCTATTTTCCGGAACTGGCGCGCAACACGGACAAGGTCATTTTCGGCAGCGACTGGCCGGGGGCATCCCAGATAAAGCGCAACATGGATGCCATCGGCGCTCTCCCGCTGCCGGCAGAGGGGGTAGAAAAGATTCTGGGAGGGAATGCCGCCAGACTGCTGAATTTTTAA
- a CDS encoding sensor histidine kinase, translated as MIHLRKLKLLLVLVLVVATAVGALLWIRHTTNAVRAEARERFFEQYNRQQSLMAELASHTLEEMFATFHRNLDLVVTLFEGKEVTRRRAEEVGERLKKIYGSLASTPVVDLVIFDSRGTAVAIEPADPYTVGRNYAWRDYIKWAKEKGKPGEMYLSPFTRMEGGKRRGYKALIVAEGIYGPRGEFLGVASCVLDFEKLANKHILPIRVGTHGRAWLADISSRTMLVAPSGRLVGRGFDAAFLPRWPRLYNLLISVEEGKPGSGWYDYLDAEIPDQPVRKLGSYYPFRIENRLWAMGISTPEREVDELLSTFMHRQEAFATTLLVTVLAGATLLMGVLMNWNRILSSQVNHHTKALSEAHSRLESTFDELLVAKKVAAVGHLALGLAHEIRNPLSAIQMNMQMIRKKIAPAGTLRENFSIVEEEIQRLNRLLNDVLDFARSRPLRLETAELEGIVDRLMQLMAQRLEEEQVRSEVRIDSPLNLVCDPEQIHQVLLNLVLNALDAMNRTPPDARLLTITAQSMSGMALLRVSDTGGGIPPDKLEQLFEPFFTTKASGGGLGLSILQTIVLRHGGSVSVESEPGRGATFTVTLPLGGPAEKGDGLQ; from the coding sequence ATGATTCATCTTCGCAAACTCAAGCTGCTGCTCGTTCTGGTCCTGGTGGTCGCCACGGCCGTCGGCGCTCTCCTCTGGATCAGGCACACCACCAACGCCGTTCGCGCCGAGGCGCGGGAGCGCTTCTTCGAGCAGTACAACCGGCAGCAGTCCCTCATGGCCGAACTGGCCTCCCACACCCTGGAGGAGATGTTTGCCACGTTCCATCGCAACCTCGATCTGGTGGTGACGCTCTTCGAAGGGAAGGAGGTCACCCGCCGGAGGGCCGAGGAAGTCGGCGAACGTCTGAAAAAGATCTACGGTTCCCTCGCCTCGACCCCGGTTGTCGACCTCGTGATCTTTGACAGCCGTGGAACCGCCGTCGCCATAGAGCCGGCCGATCCGTACACCGTTGGCCGTAACTATGCCTGGCGGGACTATATAAAATGGGCCAAGGAAAAGGGGAAGCCCGGGGAGATGTACCTGTCCCCCTTCACCCGCATGGAGGGGGGAAAGCGCCGGGGGTACAAGGCCCTGATCGTGGCCGAGGGGATCTACGGACCCCGGGGGGAGTTCCTCGGGGTGGCCAGTTGTGTCCTCGATTTCGAGAAGCTGGCGAACAAGCACATCCTTCCCATACGCGTCGGCACCCATGGCCGCGCCTGGCTTGCCGACATCAGCAGCAGGACCATGCTCGTCGCCCCGAGCGGCAGGCTTGTGGGGCGCGGCTTCGACGCGGCGTTTCTTCCCCGGTGGCCGCGCCTCTATAACCTTCTCATCTCTGTGGAAGAGGGGAAGCCGGGGAGCGGCTGGTACGACTACCTGGATGCCGAGATCCCCGATCAGCCGGTGCGGAAGCTGGGGAGCTACTACCCGTTCCGCATCGAGAACCGCCTCTGGGCAATGGGGATTTCAACCCCCGAGCGGGAGGTGGACGAACTCCTGTCCACGTTCATGCATCGACAGGAGGCCTTCGCCACCACTCTGCTGGTGACGGTCCTGGCGGGGGCAACCCTGTTGATGGGGGTTCTCATGAATTGGAACCGGATCCTCTCCAGCCAGGTCAACCATCACACCAAAGCCCTCAGTGAAGCCCATTCCCGGCTCGAATCCACCTTCGACGAGCTGCTGGTGGCGAAGAAGGTGGCCGCGGTGGGGCACCTGGCCCTGGGGCTGGCCCATGAGATCCGCAACCCCCTCTCGGCCATCCAGATGAACATGCAGATGATCCGGAAAAAAATCGCTCCGGCTGGCACGCTCAGGGAGAACTTTTCCATCGTGGAGGAGGAAATCCAGCGCCTCAACCGCCTGCTGAACGATGTCCTGGATTTCGCCCGCTCGCGGCCCCTGCGCCTTGAGACGGCGGAACTGGAGGGGATTGTCGACCGCCTGATGCAGCTCATGGCGCAGCGCCTGGAGGAAGAGCAGGTTCGGTCCGAAGTCCGTATCGATTCGCCCCTGAACCTCGTCTGCGACCCCGAGCAGATTCATCAGGTGCTGCTGAACCTGGTCCTCAATGCCCTCGATGCCATGAACCGGACGCCGCCCGATGCCCGGCTGCTCACCATAACCGCCCAGAGTATGAGCGGGATGGCGCTGCTCAGGGTCAGCGATACCGGGGGGGGGATTCCGCCCGACAAGCTCGAACAGCTCTTCGAGCCGTTTTTCACCACCAAGGCGTCCGGAGGCGGCTTGGGGCTCTCTATCCTGCAAACGATTGTCCTTCGCCATGGCGGATCGGTATCCGTCGAGAGCGAACCCGGCCGGGGCGCCACGTTCACCGTGACTCTGCCCCTCGGGGGACCCGCCGAGAAAGGGGATGGCCTGCAATGA
- a CDS encoding sigma-54-dependent transcriptional regulator: protein MRTILVADDDRAIRRTLELHLAETGYTVLTAATGNEAVDLALARDVGLVLLDLRLTGMDGFEVLTLIKERKPALPVIMITAYDDMQTAIEAIRLGAIDHLGKPLDLDQLDQIIDKIFEMSALSRTGVAFRDSIDAPFEQNIMVGRSRAMKEVYKTIGAIADFRATVLIQGESGTGKEMVARAIHFNSKFRNRPFIAVACSALSPTVLESELFGHEKGAFTGAYRTKPGKFELAQGGTLFLDEISEISPELQVKLLRFIQEREFERVGGIETIKADVRIVAATNKNLLTLVNSGIFRHDLYYRLKVVSIDLPPLRERRDDIPILVKFLLEKLHHETGKRVDIIPQETMNAILAHPWAGNVRELENTLRRAVLLSHGSVLSPESLHLEEESESDSFPLVLRPLHEVEREHIQNVLAFTHNEKKRAAEILGISRPTLDRRIKEYGLEDS from the coding sequence ATGAGAACAATCCTGGTCGCCGATGACGACAGAGCCATCCGTCGGACCCTGGAGCTGCACCTTGCCGAGACGGGGTATACGGTTCTCACCGCTGCCACCGGCAACGAAGCGGTCGACCTGGCCCTGGCGCGGGACGTGGGCCTGGTGCTCCTCGATCTGCGGCTGACCGGCATGGACGGTTTCGAGGTGCTGACCCTGATCAAGGAAAGAAAGCCGGCCCTGCCGGTTATCATGATCACCGCCTACGACGACATGCAGACCGCCATCGAGGCAATCCGCCTCGGGGCCATCGACCACCTGGGCAAGCCCCTCGATCTCGATCAGCTCGACCAGATTATCGACAAGATATTCGAGATGAGTGCCCTTTCCCGGACCGGCGTCGCCTTCCGCGACTCTATCGATGCCCCCTTTGAGCAGAACATCATGGTGGGCCGCTCCCGGGCCATGAAGGAGGTTTACAAAACCATCGGCGCCATTGCCGACTTCCGGGCCACGGTCCTGATCCAGGGGGAGAGCGGCACCGGCAAGGAAATGGTTGCCCGTGCCATCCATTTCAACAGCAAGTTCCGCAACCGTCCGTTCATCGCCGTGGCCTGCTCCGCCCTCTCGCCGACGGTCCTCGAAAGCGAGCTGTTCGGCCATGAGAAGGGGGCGTTCACCGGGGCGTATCGAACCAAACCGGGGAAGTTCGAGCTGGCCCAGGGGGGGACCCTGTTCCTTGATGAGATATCGGAGATCAGTCCCGAGTTGCAGGTGAAACTGCTCCGCTTTATCCAGGAGCGGGAGTTCGAGCGGGTAGGGGGAATCGAGACCATCAAGGCCGATGTGCGCATTGTGGCCGCCACCAACAAGAATCTCCTCACGCTGGTCAACAGCGGCATTTTCCGCCACGACCTGTACTACCGCCTGAAAGTGGTCTCCATCGATCTCCCTCCCCTCAGGGAACGCAGGGACGACATTCCCATCCTGGTGAAATTCCTGCTGGAAAAGCTTCACCATGAGACCGGGAAGCGGGTGGATATCATCCCCCAGGAGACCATGAATGCCATCCTGGCCCATCCGTGGGCGGGCAACGTCCGGGAGCTGGAGAACACGCTGCGGCGCGCCGTCCTCCTTTCGCACGGCTCGGTGCTGTCGCCCGAATCCCTGCACCTGGAAGAGGAAAGCGAGAGCGACAGCTTTCCCCTGGTGCTCAGGCCGCTCCATGAGGTCGAGCGGGAACATATCCAGAATGTCCTTGCCTTTACCCACAACGAGAAGAAGAGGGCGGCGGAAATCCTCGGCATTTCCCGGCCGACCCTCGACCGCCGCATCAAGGAGTATGGTCTGGAAGATTCGTAG